The following are encoded in a window of Panicum virgatum strain AP13 chromosome 5N, P.virgatum_v5, whole genome shotgun sequence genomic DNA:
- the LOC120675984 gene encoding PRA1 family protein F3-like — MSKYGTIPTSSSAGGGAPLGGASPLDFISRAKARGASALATRRPWRELGDIHAIGLPPSLGDAYLHVRANLVHFAMNYAIVVLVVVFLSLLWHPVSLIVFLVCMLAWLVLYFLRDEPLVLFGRVIADGYVLAALAVVTLGLLLLTDATANILSSLLIGLVLVVLHAALHKAEDNADDEVGRWYAPVPQQLPQ; from the coding sequence gccCCTCGGGGGCGCCTCCCCGCTCGACTTCATCTCCCGCGCCAAGGCCCGGGGCGCCTCGGCGCTGGCCACGCGCCGGCCCTGGCGCGAGCTCGGGGACATCCACGCCATCGGCCTGCCCCCGAGCCTCGGCGACGCCTACCTCCACGTGCGCGCCAACCTCGTCCACTTCGCCATGAACTACGccatcgtcgtcctcgtcgtcgtcttcctctCCCTGCTCTGGCACCCCGTCTCCCTCATCGTCTTCCTCGTCTGCATGCTCGCCTGGCTCGTCCTCTACTTCCTCCGCGACGAGCCGCTCGTCCTCTTCGGACGCGTCATCGCGGACGGGTAcgtcctcgccgcgctcgccgtcgtcacgctcggcctgctgctgctcaccGACGCCACCGCCAACATCCTCTCCTCGCTGCTCATCGGCCTCGTGCTCGTCGTCCTGCACGCCGCGCTGCACAAGGCGGAGGACAACGCCGACGACGAGGTCGGACGCTGGTACGCGCCGGTGCCTCAGCAGCTGCCGCAATAG
- the LOC120672099 gene encoding putative transcription factor bHLH041, giving the protein MDSSCSSWLHGYINNAGNNGFMCGYAAGSCTPAELQYREEEDEEQFLSSSQQIQHHLNQISMRMNMDDDEASVYDVPSSDGGGVSPPMGVHNHPIGVDGGHGLLIDPRHAGSFPSSSSSSSPSLPSASLSCSPESSAHVLGTPAAAATTACSQYLEVSSQVPMPPAVPYDRHQYANLHVPAAAAMAPEPPATNTGAFKRYARHLGPKRPTKPGACGQRMFKTAMSVLSKMHAAARDSAQQQYYYQQAAAAEAAAAEAAAPPPSVNQLQHMFSERKRREKLNDSFHALKAVLPPGAKKDKTSILIRAREYLRSLESKVAELEEKNRLLESRLARGDDSSDDGSRKDAADSGDEKVQVEITREANKEVRAAAAAGGEPRDDLCTLKIAVSSPCNMTDVAVRTLQCLKEQIGDGVSLVAMSTSGGAEASTTSARADLTLQIKSPPGWEEQPVKDAVAKVVADALTPPP; this is encoded by the exons ATGGatagcagctgcagcagctggcTCCATGGCTACATCAACAACGCCGGCAACAACGGCTTCATGTGCGGATACGCTGCCGGCAG CTGCACCCCTGCCGAGCTGCAGtacagggaggaggaggacgaggagcagTTCCTCAGCAGCTCGCAGCAGATTCAGCACCACCTGAACCAG ATCAGCATGCGTATGAacatggacgacgacgaggcgtcGGTCTACGACGTGCCTTCCAGCGATGGCGGCGGAGTTTCCCCGCCCATGGGCGTGCACAACCACCCGATCGGCGTCGATGGCGGCCATGGCCTCCTGATCGACCCGCGCCACGCCGGCAGCTtcccgtcctcgtcctcgtcctcctcgcccTCGCTGCCCTCCGCATCGCTCTCCTGCAGCCCCGAGAGCTCGGCGCACGTCCtcggcacgccggcggcggcggcgactaccGCCTGCAGCCAGTACCTGGAGGTGTCCTCCCAGGTGCCGATGCCACCCGCGGTTCCCTACGACCGCCACCAGTACGCCAACCTCCacgtcccggcggcggcggcaatggcgccgGAGCCGCCGGCCACCAACACCGGTGCGTTCAAGCGCTACGCGCGGCACCTCGGCCCCAAGAGGCCAACCAAGCCGGGCGCGTGCGGCCAGAGGATGTTCAAGACGGCCATGTCGGTGCTGTCCAAGAtgcacgcggcggcgagggacagCGCTCAGCAGCAGTACTACTaccagcaggcggcggccgccgaggcggcggccgccgaggcggcggcgccgccgccgtcggtgaACCAGCTGCAGCACATGTTCTCGGAGCGCAAGCGGCGGGAGAAGCTGAACGACAGCTTCCACGCCCTCAAGGCCGTCCTTCCCCCCGGAGCCAAG AAGGACAAGACTTCGATACTGATCAGGGCAAGGGAGTACTTGCGATCTCTCGAGTCCAAggtggccgagctcgaggagaagaACAGGTTGCTCGAGTCCCGGCTGGCCCGCGGAGACGACAGCAGCGACGACGGCTCCCGCAAAGACGCCGCCGACTCCGGCGACGAGAAGGTGCAGGTCGAGATAACCAGGGAGGCCAACAAggaggtgcgggcggcggcggcggcgggtggcgagCCACGTGACGACCTCTGCACGCTGAAGATCGCGGTGAGCTCGCCGTGCAACATGACGGACGTGGCGGTTCGGACGCTGCAGTGCCTGAAGGAACAGATTGGCGATGGCGTAAGCCTGGTGGCCATGAGCACGAGCGGGGGCGCTGAAGCGAGCACCACGTCCGCACGAGCTGACCTGACTTTGCAGATCAAG TCGCCGCCGGGGTGGGAGGAGCAGCCGGTCAAGGACGCCGTGGCCAAGGTCGTCGCCGACGcgctgacgccgccgccgtga